In Caldilineales bacterium, the following proteins share a genomic window:
- a CDS encoding DNA replication/repair protein RecF: MLLQRLSLTNYRNYVRLELSLPPGLTIVQGDNAQGKSNLLEAVAYLATSKSPRTSADAELVNWLAQQEPFPYARLAADLKRGDRLERVDITLMPGAAGNGGLRKQVRINNVPRRALDLVGLLLVVFFRPEDVDLVSGSPGERRRYLDIALCQIDHAYCRALSQFNKALEQRNALLRGLQNSRDAAAQLRFWDEKLAETAGLVVTRRQWLINAIEREASLIHLDLSGGYERLQLRYLPSFDPGRPPQPGSPAPEDEMAGVRYDDLTPEAVRAVYLSHLHHGRSRDLAAGLTLVGPHRDDLGFYLGERNLRGFGSRGQQRTAALASKMAEIAIMTAVTGMAPLLLLDDVMSELDANRRAMLRDALNSVPQAVVTTTDWQHFPPELLSRALRLHVHAGQLRLLEAEQGA; this comes from the coding sequence ATGCTGCTGCAACGCCTGTCGCTGACGAATTACCGCAATTATGTGCGTCTGGAACTGAGCCTGCCGCCGGGGTTGACGATTGTGCAGGGCGACAACGCCCAGGGCAAGAGCAATCTGCTGGAGGCGGTGGCCTATCTGGCGACGAGCAAGTCGCCGCGCACCAGCGCCGACGCCGAACTGGTGAACTGGCTGGCGCAGCAAGAGCCGTTCCCCTATGCCCGCCTGGCCGCCGACCTGAAGCGCGGCGACCGGCTGGAGCGGGTGGACATCACCCTGATGCCGGGGGCCGCGGGCAACGGCGGGCTGCGCAAACAGGTGCGGATCAACAACGTGCCGCGACGGGCGCTGGATCTGGTGGGGTTGCTGCTGGTGGTGTTCTTCCGGCCGGAGGATGTCGATCTGGTGTCGGGATCGCCGGGCGAGCGCCGCCGCTATCTCGACATCGCCCTCTGCCAGATCGACCACGCCTATTGCCGGGCGTTGAGCCAGTTCAACAAGGCCCTGGAACAGCGCAACGCCCTGCTGCGGGGCCTGCAAAACAGCCGCGACGCCGCCGCCCAGCTGCGTTTCTGGGATGAAAAGCTGGCCGAAACCGCCGGGCTGGTGGTCACACGGCGGCAGTGGCTGATCAACGCCATCGAACGCGAGGCGAGCTTGATCCACCTGGATCTGAGCGGCGGCTACGAGCGCCTGCAACTGCGCTATCTGCCCAGCTTCGACCCTGGCCGGCCGCCGCAGCCCGGTTCCCCTGCCCCTGAGGACGAGATGGCCGGCGTTCGTTACGACGACCTGACGCCGGAGGCCGTGCGCGCCGTCTATCTCAGCCACCTGCACCACGGCCGGAGCCGCGACCTGGCGGCGGGGCTGACGCTGGTGGGGCCGCACCGCGATGACCTGGGCTTTTACCTGGGCGAGCGCAACCTGCGTGGTTTTGGCTCGCGCGGGCAACAGCGCACGGCCGCCCTGGCCAGCAAGATGGCCGAGATCGCGATCATGACCGCGGTCACGGGCATGGCGCCGCTCTTGCTGCTGGATGATGTCATGTCGGAACTGGACGCCAACCGCCGCGCCATGCTGCGCGACGCCCTGAATAGCGTCCCCCAGGCCGTCGTCACCACTACCGACTGGCAGCACTTCCCCCCCGAACTCCTGTCCCGCGCCCTGCGGCTCCATGTCCACGCCGGGCAATTGCGTTTGTTGGAGGCAGAGCAGGGCGCCTGA
- a CDS encoding histidine phosphatase family protein, whose product MDTSSPSTTLLVVRHGETAANVSGAWQGSTDSPLTERGRLQAELLAQRLAAEGRAVAAIHTSPLGRARQTAEILAARLGHPSILPDPGLAEFHLGEWEGLSYDALRFEKRLWTRMAADPHFTAPGGESAAAFAMRLVASFGAIAGQHPGQTVVIVSHGGAIATALAMLVAGDGGRWLEFQMANCGLSEVAWGERPQLVRLNDTTHLNGAAKPQSWGAE is encoded by the coding sequence ATGGACACATCTTCTCCTTCAACCACGTTGCTCGTCGTCCGCCACGGCGAGACCGCCGCCAATGTCAGCGGCGCCTGGCAAGGCTCGACCGACAGCCCTCTCACCGAACGCGGCCGTCTGCAGGCAGAACTCCTGGCCCAGCGGCTGGCCGCCGAAGGCCGCGCCGTGGCCGCCATCCACACCAGCCCCCTCGGCCGCGCCCGCCAGACGGCTGAAATCCTGGCCGCCAGGCTGGGCCATCCCTCCATCCTCCCCGACCCCGGCCTGGCCGAGTTCCACCTGGGCGAATGGGAGGGCCTGAGCTACGACGCCCTCCGCTTCGAGAAGCGCCTCTGGACCCGCATGGCCGCCGATCCTCATTTCACGGCGCCGGGCGGCGAATCGGCCGCCGCCTTTGCCATGCGGCTGGTGGCCTCGTTTGGCGCCATCGCTGGCCAGCACCCCGGCCAGACCGTGGTCATCGTCAGCCACGGCGGGGCCATCGCCACCGCCCTGGCCATGTTGGTGGCGGGGGATGGCGGGCGCTGGCTCGAATTCCAGATGGCAAACTGCGGCCTGAGCGAGGTAGCCTGGGGCGAACGGCCGCAGCTGGTGCGCCTGAACGATACGACCCATCTGAACGGCGCCGCCAAACCCCAAAGCTGGGGAGCGGAATGA
- the cysC gene encoding adenylyl-sulfate kinase: MQIADVVSRITHHASRFTPHASRLTPHASRLTLHVSRITPHASRLTPHVSRNTQHATRNTFLHPNHTESYNLMDQTLPKGFTIWFTGLSGAGKSTLTDHLYKELHDRRGLAVEVWDGDVVRTHLSKGLGFSKEDRDTNIRRIGFVCAKLTRYGVINIAAAISPYRNIRDECRQMVGSDQFVEVFVDVPLDTAIQRDVKGLYAKAIAGEIPQFTGISDPYEPPLNPEVAVNSATETVAQSAQKILDYCEQVGLLPKNGAQG, translated from the coding sequence GTGCAAATCGCCGACGTTGTTTCACGCATCACGCATCACGCTTCACGCTTCACGCCTCACGCCTCACGCCTCACGCCTCACGCCTCACGCCTCACGCTTCACGTTTCACGCATCACGCCTCACGCCTCACGCCTCACGCCTCACGTTTCACGCAACACGCAACACGCAACACGCAACACATTCCTGCACCCAAATCACACGGAGTCATACAACCTCATGGACCAAACACTGCCCAAAGGATTCACGATCTGGTTCACCGGCCTGTCTGGGGCCGGCAAGAGCACCCTCACCGATCATCTGTACAAAGAACTGCACGACCGCCGCGGCCTGGCCGTGGAGGTGTGGGATGGCGACGTGGTGCGCACCCACCTGAGCAAAGGCCTGGGCTTCAGCAAAGAAGACCGCGACACCAACATCCGCCGCATCGGCTTCGTCTGCGCCAAGCTCACCCGCTACGGCGTCATCAACATCGCCGCCGCCATCAGCCCCTACCGCAACATCCGCGACGAATGCCGCCAGATGGTCGGTTCCGACCAGTTCGTGGAAGTCTTCGTCGATGTGCCGCTCGACACCGCCATCCAGCGCGATGTCAAGGGCCTGTATGCCAAGGCCATCGCCGGCGAAATCCCGCAATTCACCGGCATCAGCGACCCCTACGAGCCGCCGCTGAACCCCGAAGTGGCCGTCAACAGCGCTACCGAGACCGTGGCCCAGTCGGCCCAGAAGATCCTGGACTACTGCGAGCAGGTCGGGCTGCTGCCCAAAAACGGGGCGCAGGGCTAA